A single region of the Lotus japonicus ecotype B-129 chromosome 4, LjGifu_v1.2 genome encodes:
- the LOC130715764 gene encoding classical arabinogalactan protein 1-like — protein sequence MARSSAVFMLLAALLVSSAVAQSPASSPASSPTKTPVAASPRKSLSPSPAVSPSAQTPSASPPTPVESGPSPSPATVDSPPSPPPASSESPADAPAVTPSSISSPPSEAPAPSQNGAALNRFSVAGSAAVVVFAAALLM from the coding sequence ATGGCTAGATCCAGCGCTGTTTTCATGCTATTGGCCGCATTGTTGGTGAGCTCCGCCGTGGCTCAATCTCCGGCCTCTTCACCGGCTTCGTCTCCGACCAAGACACCCGTTGCCGCTTCCCCGAGGAAATCCCTGTCTCCCTCGCCAGCAGTTTCTCCATCCGCTCAGACACCGTCTGCATCTCCTCCTACTCCGGTTGAGAGCGGTCCTTCTCCTTCTCCGGCCACCGTCGACTCTCCTCCATCTCCTCCTCCGGCTTCCTCTGAGTCACCCGCTGATGCTCCTGCTGTCACTCCCTCATCCATCTCATCTCCTCCATCTGAAGCACCAGCACCGTCTCAAAACGGCGCCGCTTTGAATAGATTCAGTGTCGCTGGATCTGCTGCTGTCGTTGTTTTCGCTGCGGCTTTGTTGATGTAG
- the LOC130715830 gene encoding classical arabinogalactan protein 1-like — MASSTAVFMLLAALLVSSAVAQSPASSPALSPTKTPVAASPRKSLSPSPAVSPSAQTPAASPPTPVESGPSPSPATVNSPPASSDAPAVTPSSISSPPSEAQSPSQNGAALNRFSVAGSAAVVFAAVLLM; from the coding sequence ATGGCTTCCTCCACCGCTGTTTTCATGCTATTGGCCGCATTGTTGGTCAGCTCCGCCGTTGCTCAATCTCCGGCGTCTTCACCGGCTTTGTCTCCGACCAAGACACCTGTGGCTGCTTCCCCGAGGAAATCTCTATCTCCCTCGCCAGCGGTTTCTCCATCTGCTCAGACACCGGCGGCATCTCCTCCTACTCCGGTGGAGAGCGGTCCTTCTCCTTCTCCGGCCACCGTCAACTCTCCTCCGGCTTCCTCTGATGCTCCTGCTGTTACTCCCTCATCTATCTCATCTCCTCCATCTGAAGCCCAATCACCGTCTCAAAACGGCGCCGCTTTGAACAGATTCTCTGTTGCTGGATCTGCTGCCGTGGTTTTCGCTGCTGTTTTGTTGatgtag
- the LOC130716254 gene encoding uncharacterized protein LOC130716254, with product MPTRGSWLTMKFRTVVDVVRVSRFQSSYGGLKRNSPIVSAARVERRYWMYPRMQLFSTNSNKSTNANSCGVKNAKVQPEGPASTMFTFPSWLRWVLGSVLSLVLPFWKYWQKFQMIEEEAEVVVEEVEEVAKVVEKVAMVAEKVSEDVAEMFPKDSNLHNAALVLERASEHAAHGAQQTEEFIHKVEELKNDLDGLESFVEPVIEKIVKKQHGKN from the exons ATGCCAACTAGAGGTTCATGGCTAACTATGAAATTCAGAACTGTTGTTGATGTAGTTCGAGTCAGCAGATTCCAATCAAGCTATGGTGGACTAAAAAGAAATAGTCCAATTGTGTCAGCAGCTAGGGTGGAACGTCGTTATTGGATGTATCCTAGAATGCAATTATTTAGCACCAATAGCAATAAGAGCACTAACGCAAATAG TTGTGGAGTAAAGAATGCCAAGGTTCAACCTGAAGGCCCTGCTTCTACAATGTTCACATTCCCTTCTTG GCTAAGATGGGTTTTGGGCTCGGTACTTTCTCTCGTGCTACCTTTCTGGAAATATTGGCAAAAATTTCAGATGATAGAAG AAGAGGCAGAGGTTGTggttgaagaggttgaagaagtGGCAAAAGTAGTAGAAAAAGTGGCAATGGTAGCAGAGAAGGTATCTGAAGATGTGGCAGAGATGTTTCCAAAAGATAGTAATCTACATAATGCAGCTTTGGTGCTAGAACGTGCATCAGAACATGCTGCTCATGGTGCACAACAAACAGAAGAGTTTATACACAAG GTTGAAGAGCTCAAGAATGACCTGGATGGTTTAGAATCCTTTGTTGAACCTGTAATTGAGAAGATTGTGAAGAAACAACATGGAAAGAACTGA
- the LOC130714895 gene encoding RING-H2 finger protein ATL52-like, giving the protein MGLHHRRLLSPNDNCELICNEEEKSCSSNCQDCIKNCLELSSSLSQTKHKTSTYLIIGFSIVAAVFFAMCCYAIYVKFISPWNRRRRRRRTTTLALQQTEESFTDEEHGPVVDQDHHIWFIRTTGLQQSIISAITVCEYKKGEGLVEGTDCSVCLSEFEEGENLRLLPKCNHAFHLICIDTWLRSHTNCPMCRAPIVANPAMVSSMEVDILGENSVESGVHGGENSGGGGGGGERLRNVGNEEEEEGEGGGDGRRRRSRVCESGRLGSELVNVLPRRSVSLDSASAAKINLALTNVLSVQSRGNSKRVSGNGNSSSSRGSNLQQSAPCSMKRSRSYNGKHLLSWYSRSQKKPNAPPRSF; this is encoded by the coding sequence ATGGGACTTCATCACAGAAGGCTGTTGTCACCTAACGACAACTGTGAACTCATCTGCAATGAGGAAGAAAAGTCTTGTTCATCAAACTGCCAAGATTGCATCAAAAACTGCCTTGAACTTTCATCTTCTCTGAGTCAAACCAAGCACAAAACCTCCACCTACTTGATCATCGGTTTCTCAATCGTGGCTGCAGTTTTCTTCGCCATGTGCTGCTATGCTATCTACGTCAAGTTCATCTCCCCATGGaacaggaggaggaggaggagaagaacaACAACCTTAGCACTGCAACAAACAGAGGAATCTTTCACCGACGAGGAACATGGTCCTGTGGTTGACCAGGATCACCATATCTGGTTCATACGCACCACCGGTCTGCAACAATCGATTATCAGTGCAATCACGGTTTGTGAGTACAAGAAAGGTGAGGGGTTGGTTGAAGGAACTGATTGCTCTGTTTGCTTGAGCGAGTTTGAAGAAGGTGAGAATCTCAGGCTTTTGCCTAAGTGTAACCATGCTTTTCATTTGATTTGTATTGATACTTGGCTGAGATCGCATACCAATTGCCCCATGTGTCGTGCTCCGATTGTTGCAAATCCTGCTATGGTTTCATCTATGGAGGTTGATATTTTGGGTGAGAATTCTGTGGAAAGTGGTGTTCATGGGGGAGagaacagtggtggtggtggtggtggtggtgagaggTTGAGGAATGTTggaaatgaggaagaagaagaaggggaagGTGGTGGAGatgggaggaggaggaggagcagggTATGTGAAAGTGGGAGGTTAGGTTCTGAGCTGGTGAATGTGCTGCCTAGGAGATCAGTGTCTCTTGATTCTGCTTCTGCTGCTAAGATCAATCTTGCTCTTACTAATGTTTTATCAGTGCAATCTCGTGGGAATTCAAAGAGGGTTTCTGGGAATGggaattcttcttcttctagggGAAGTAATCTGCAGCAGAGTGCGCCTTGTTCGATGAAGAGGTCGCGATCCTACAATGGTAAGCATCTGCTATCCTGGTATAGCCGCAGCCAGAAAAAGCCAAATGCTCCTCCAAGAAGCTTTTGA
- the LOC130715580 gene encoding 2-oxoglutarate-dependent dioxygenase 19-like produces the protein MASTVGQNSNMRIKFTSVKALAESPDLTSIPPSYTFTTNRDDETVAADPGDDDPIPAIDYSLLVHGTPDQRLRTIHDMGKACEKWGLFMLVNHSVSKSLVEKMVDEVFAFFNLREEEKQEYAGNKDVMEPIRYGTSFNVAMDKVLFWRDFLKIVVHPEFHSPDKPLGFRETSVEYCRRTWKVGKELLRGISESLGLEVNYIDRKMNLDSGLQMLAANLYPPCPQPELAMGMPPHSDHGLLNLFIQNGVSGLQVLHNGKWINVSSTPNCFLVLVSDHLEIVSNGKYKSVMHRALVSNKATRMSLATVIAPSLDTVIEPASELLDNQSNPAAYVGMRHRDYMELQRSNQLYGKSVLNKVKI, from the exons ATGGCTTCAACCGTTGGCCAAAACTCCAACATGAGAATCAAATTCACAAGCGTGAAAGCACTAGCTGAATCACCAGACCTCACCTCAATTCCACCTTCATACACCTTCACCACCAACCGTGATGATGAAACAGTGGCAGCAGACCCAGGTGATGATGATCCAATCCCAGCCATTGATTATTCCCTTCTGGTCCACGGAACACCAGATCAACGGCTCAGGACCATCCATGATATGGGCAAGGCTTGTGAGAAATGGGGACTCTTCATGCTGGTAAATCATTCTGTGTCAAAGAGCCTTGTGGAGAAGATGGTTGATGAGGTTTTTGCTTTTTTCAATCTTAGAGAGGAGGAGAAGCAGGAGTATGCAGGTAATAAGGATGTGATGGAGCCTATAAGGTATGGCACCAGCTTCAATGTTGCAATGGACAAAGTCTTGTTCTGGAGGGATTTCCTTAAGATTGTGGTGCATCCAGAATTTCACTCACCAGACAAACCACTTGGGTTCAG GGAAACATCAGTAGAGTACTGCAGAAGAACATGGAAAGTGGGAAAGGAACTACTCAGAGGAATATCAGAAAGCTTAGGATTGGAAGTCAACTACATAGACAGAAAAATGAACCTGGATTCTGGTTTGCAAATGCTGGCAGCAAATTTGTACCCCCCTTGTCCTCAGCCTGAGCTTGCAATGGGAATGCCCCCACATTCTGATCACGGCCTCTTGAACCTCTTCATTCAGAACGGAGTTAGTGGCCTTCAAGTTCTTCACAATGGCAAGTGGATCAATGTTAGTTCCACTCCAAACTGCTTCTTAGTTCTTGTATCTGATCACCTTGAG ATTGTGAGCAATGGAAAGTACAAAAGTGTGATGCAtcgagcacttgttagcaacaAAGCTACAAGAATGTCTTTGGCAACAGTTATTGCACCATCCTTGGACACTGTAATTGAACCAGCTTCAGAGCTGCTAGACAATCAGAGCAATCCAGCAGCATATGTTGGCATGAGACATAGAGATTACATGGAACTTCAACGAAGCAACCAGCTTTATGGGAAGTCTGTGCTGAACAAAGTTAAAATATGA